The following are from one region of the Streptomyces rubrogriseus genome:
- a CDS encoding beta-ketoacyl-[acyl-carrier-protein] synthase family protein: MSDERRVAVTGIGVVAPGGPTRKAFWQLITDGRTATRRISLFDPARFRSQLAAEVDFDPVAMGLTPQEVFRTDRSVQFALVAADEAMADAGLTPGGGFDPERTAVCLGSAVGASTRLEDEYVVASDGGAKWLVDPEYTTGFLYEAWVPSSLAAEVACRYGAHGPASVVSTGCTSGIDALGQAYQLIQDDLADLVIAGASDAPITPISMACFDAIGATSARNDDPEHASRPFDATRDGFVMGEGSAVLILEEYEHARRRGAHVYAEIRGYANRCNAFHMTGLRPDGAEMAAAIGSALDQARLDPTDLDYVNAHGSGTKQNDRHETAAFKESLGAHAYQVPVSSIKSMVGHSLGAIGSIEVAATALAIEHHVVPPTANYSSPDPLCDLDYVPHTARNQRVDTALSVGSGFGGFQSAIVLARVS, encoded by the coding sequence ATGAGCGACGAGCGACGCGTAGCGGTCACCGGGATCGGTGTGGTCGCGCCCGGTGGCCCCACGCGCAAGGCGTTCTGGCAGCTGATCACCGACGGGCGCACCGCGACCCGGCGCATCTCCCTGTTCGACCCGGCGCGGTTCCGCTCCCAGCTCGCCGCCGAGGTCGACTTCGACCCGGTCGCCATGGGCCTGACCCCGCAGGAGGTGTTCCGCACCGACCGGTCCGTCCAGTTCGCGCTGGTCGCCGCCGACGAGGCGATGGCCGACGCCGGCCTGACGCCGGGCGGCGGGTTCGACCCGGAACGCACGGCGGTGTGCCTGGGCAGCGCGGTCGGCGCGAGCACCCGCCTGGAGGACGAGTACGTGGTGGCCAGCGACGGCGGTGCCAAGTGGTTGGTCGACCCGGAGTACACCACCGGCTTCCTCTACGAGGCGTGGGTGCCGAGCAGCCTGGCGGCCGAGGTCGCCTGCCGCTACGGCGCGCACGGGCCGGCCTCGGTGGTCTCCACCGGCTGCACGTCCGGCATCGACGCGCTCGGGCAGGCGTACCAGCTCATCCAGGACGACCTGGCCGACCTCGTGATCGCCGGGGCGAGCGACGCTCCCATCACACCGATCTCGATGGCCTGCTTCGACGCCATCGGCGCCACCAGCGCGCGCAACGACGATCCCGAGCACGCTTCCCGGCCCTTCGACGCGACGCGCGACGGGTTCGTGATGGGCGAGGGGTCGGCGGTGCTGATCCTGGAGGAGTACGAGCACGCACGGCGGCGCGGGGCACACGTCTACGCCGAGATCCGCGGCTACGCCAACCGGTGCAACGCCTTCCACATGACCGGACTGCGCCCGGACGGCGCCGAGATGGCCGCCGCGATCGGCAGCGCGCTCGACCAGGCACGGCTGGACCCCACCGACCTGGACTACGTGAACGCGCACGGCTCGGGCACCAAGCAGAACGACCGGCACGAGACCGCCGCCTTCAAGGAGAGTCTCGGCGCCCACGCCTACCAGGTGCCGGTCAGCTCGATCAAGTCCATGGTCGGGCACTCGCTCGGCGCGATCGGCTCGATCGAGGTGGCCGCGACCGCGTTGGCCATCGAGCACCACGTGGTGCCGCCCACGGCCAACTACTCCAGTCCCGACCCGCTGTGCGACCTGGACTACGTGCCCCACACCGCACGCAACCAGCGGGTCGACACCGCGCTCTCGGTCGGCAGCGGCTTCGGCGGGTTCCAGTCGGCGATCGTGCTGGCTCGGGTGAGCTGA